The genomic DNA ggtggcgaccTCGCCCGGATGGACCGCCAGCGACACGATCGGCAGCTTCTGCTCGTCCAACCGCCGCTGGAGCTCctgggcgaagacggcgttggcggccttggagaCGCCGTATCGCGTCGTGTCGAAGCCGAAGATGAAGCGGCCGAGGTAGCGCCACtgccacggcggcgaggggaCCGGGTTCCGGAGGAAGTCGGCGGTGGTGAAGCGGAACTTGTAGCTGGACGGGACCATGGCCGTCTGGGCGCTTGAGCTCATCGTCACGACGCGGACGTCGGAGCCGGGCTCCCTGACGGCGTTcttgaggagggggaggaggcggttCGTGAAGACGAAGGGTCCGATCAAGCTACGGCGGAGACGGACGATTTGGTTAGCGCAGCACCTCGCTTTGCGTTGAGTTGATTTGAGTAGGGTCCTCGACTTACTTGGTGGCCATGTGAACCTCCCACCCAGGTCCCACGAGATCAGTAGAGGTTGTCcctgcggcggcagcatGGACTGGGCAGAATAAACATTAGACCACGACCCgggctcgacggcgatgcaTAGAGAGGATCGCGAGACTCACTCAACACGTCAacctttctctccttctccatcagctTATCGGCGACGGAGGTTATGCTCCGCAGGTCGGCCACGTCGAGCGTCATACACTGCAAGTTGTCCGGCTCGATGTCTGGGTAGGCGTCCTGGATGCGTTTCCGCGCCTCGagcgccttggcctcggaCCGCGTGGTGAAGTAGACCTTGGCCCCCTTCCAGGCGAGGAGCCTCACTACTTCGCGGCCAATATCGCTACTATGTCCCGGCGTCTTTCGTCAGCTTTCTACGCTTCGACACTTGctttctgtctctctttcttctttctgtTTTTGGAAGGGAGAGGGGCTACTTACTTTCCTCCCGTTACAACGGCAACCTTGCCGCGCAAGTCGGGCATTTCGCTGAGAGGATTCCACTGAGGGGTCATTCTGCCGAGTTTTATCCGTTGTGCGACTGAGTACGATGTATGGTTACCGCTCTGGATGGCGTGCTATCTGGAATAACTCGGTAGGCTTGGATCTGGCCCAACGTTGACTCTGGGAAGACTAGTTCCATATTATATCCAGCGAGACGGCTCAACAATAGAATAGCGTTGTATAGTCAACGGACATGGAGACAAGCGCATGGCCGAGAGATCCTGACGGGGTGTTCATGTAAGCCGTCGACCGCCGACGAACTGATATGGCGTCGGGTTCCAAGACGGGCACATGGGGATGATGGCATCCCGCCTGCCGCATGGTGAGATTCGGAACCTCTCTTGCAGGAACCTGCGTCTGCCGATCGAACTCGGAGGCGTCGCCGTCTTGGTGTCAGTGACGACAGGCGGGCTGCGGACTTGCGGCGGAGGCCAATGGAGGAAGCGCGGACGGCGTGCGGAGGCGAGTGGATACCCGCTCAGGGCGCGCGACTCTTAGACGCGCCGGACCAATCTTCGTTGTCGAACTCACTGCCCGTAAGAAgcccgagaaggccaagtGTTTCAAGGTGTCGAATCTAAACTATAAAATAAAAGCGTCTGCAAAGTAGTTTTCCTTTGCTGATTCGTGCCGAGTTCTCCCCGGTCATTGTTGGGTTCCGGTCCAATAGTACTGTACAGTCCATTGACTCTGAGGGCGCGCGGGCGACTTCTAGACGCGCGGAACCAATCTTCATTGTCGGATCTCGGCGTGAGAAGGCAGAAGGTTTCAACATGTCG from Colletotrichum higginsianum IMI 349063 chromosome 3, whole genome shotgun sequence includes the following:
- a CDS encoding Short-chain dehydrogenase/reductase family Oxidoreductase yields the protein MTPQWNPLSEMPDLRGKVAVVTGGNSDIGREVVRLLAWKGAKVYFTTRSEAKALEARKRIQDAYPDIEPDNLQCMTLDVADLRSITSVADKLMEKERKVDVLIHAAAAGTTSTDLVGPGWEVHMATNLIGPFVFTNRLLPLLKNAVREPGSDVRVVTMSSSAQTAMVPSSYKFRFTTADFLRNPVPSPPWQWRYLGRFIFGFDTTRYGVSKAANAVFAQELQRRLDEQKLPIVSLAVHPGEVATAGVDRINTALVRAISHLTFVSPEQGAATPVFAAVAKEVRQDPLKYNGKFVFPVGALGQPHAVASDEKQVQGLWQNTTAEVNKHLQAEGLPLLSPW